Proteins encoded together in one Passer domesticus isolate bPasDom1 chromosome 6, bPasDom1.hap1, whole genome shotgun sequence window:
- the LOC135302373 gene encoding maestro heat-like repeat family member 5, giving the protein MAERGSRPSELRARPGASSASSEHAATSDRATAAGRAKAVMAPTEGTASTNSWKRRTPRTWAISKMNSTATWTGIPAPIPDIFSSQQQVAARVGDIHQRLVSRVTADMGLETDFLSLAEEHPANVVMSLLRCAPSCDRAAVLMWRSIGMSRPAVQKVLPALFSVIEDRPLYSMFFYSGDNEAVFALAATVVLWKIAHMPEWHDAVVLHSAQLFVALLFQVFSTTEQIPEEVEDFWRACQEEHRLPTKTNRFAVQAVKALLCQLGFENKLVALECKQVWDTLLCADTQHYAVGLLAREMRCGLAPLCSRIALHLLSLLIRKQPRWHLPALAFLVELLECLDLSKHGHSALSVVSRHLPSECRDRLRLELRGLVVLSKEPSLSGGIRGLYQHLLEQLADPDAEMVGMILSVLTYMLQEKDLKIPGITALKLAEPLLPHFENESSHVQLLSIQLFSKVMELVVEEGKKPLTRIVSRSLLPLFFCWHNENRRVAKASLETLLCAARFLRRRDMEELLRKEQRMKFAEHLVRRAWKRQPRAGEAPWPRCSVGSRARAAAALPALGAAATLPQSCPPSGGSVRQGPG; this is encoded by the exons ATGGCCGAGCGTGGCTCCAGGCCCAGCGAGCTGCGGGCACGGCCTGGTGCCAGCTCGGCGTCCTCTGAGCATGCAGCAACCTCGGACAGGGCAACAGCTGCGGGCCGGGCGAAGGCTGTCATGGCTCCGACTGAGGGCACGGCCAGCACAAACAGCTGGAAGCGAAGGACACCAAGGACTTGGGCCATCTCAAAGATGAACAGCACGGCCACTTGGACTGGGATTCCTGCTCCCATTCCGGATATTTTTTCATCTCAGcagcag GTGGCAGCCAGGGTGGGGGACATTCACCAGAGACTCGTGTCCCGTGTCACTGCGGACATGGGGCTGGAAACAGACTTTCTGAGCCTGGCTGAAGAACACCCTGCTAATGTGGTGATGAGCCTCCTGCGCTGTGCCCCAtcctgtgacag agctgctgtacTGATGTGGAGAAGCATCGGCATGTCAAGACCCGCAGTGCAGAAGGTGCTTCCAGCACTGTTCTCTGTGATAGAGGACAGGCCACTGTACAGTATGTTTTTCTACAGTGGGGATAACGAGGccgtctttgccctggct gcaactgtggtgctgTGGAAGATTGCCCACATGCCCGAGTGGCACGACGCAGTAGTCCTTCATTCGGCCCagctgtttgtggctctgctcttccaagttttctccaccacagagcagatacCAGAAGAGGTTGAGGACTTCTGGAGAGCGTGCCAGGAGGAACACCGCCTTCCCACCAAGACTAACAG gtttgcagtgcaggccgtgaaggctctgctctgccaacTGGGCTTTGAGAacaagctggtggctctggagtgCAAGCAGGTCTGGGAcaccctgctctgtgccgacACCCAGCATTATGCAGtaggtctgctggccag ggagatgcgctgTGGCTTGGCCCCCTTGTGTTCCCGCATCGCCttgcacctgctcagcctgctcatcagGAAGCAGCCACGCTGgcatctgcctgccctggcgttcTTGGTGGAG ctcctggagtgtCTGGACTTGAGCAAACACGGTCACAGTGCCCTGTCGGTcgtatccaggcacctgcccagcgagtgcagggacaggctgcgcctggagctcagaggcctcgtggtgctcagcaaggagccctcgctg AGTGGAGGAATACGTGGCCTgtatcaacacctgctggagcagctggctgaTCCTGATGCAGAGATGGTCGGGATGATCCTCTCCGTGCTTACATATATGCTCCAGGAGAAAGACCTCAAGATACCTGgcatcaccgccctgaagctggctgaaCCACTCCTCCCACACTTTGAGaat gagagcagccatgtgcagctgctctccattcagctcttcagcaagGTGATGGAGCTGGTAGTGGAAGAGGGCAAAAAGCCTTTGACAAGAATTGTGAGCCGCAGCCTGCTCCCTCTCTTCTTCTGCTGGCACAATGAGAACCGGCGTGTGGCCAAG gcctcttTGGAAACACTGCTTTGTGCGGCCCGGTTCCTGAGGAGGAGGGacatggaggagctgctgaggaaggagcagcGGATGAAGTTTGCCGAGCACCTGGTAAGGAGAGCCTGGAAGCGCCAGCCGcgggctggagaagccccctggccccggtgctcagt cgggaGCCGCGCCCGGGCCgctgcagccctgcccgccCTCGGCGCTGCCGCCACCCTCCCGCAGTCGTGCCCTCCctcgggcggcagcgtgcggcagggcccgggctga
- the LOC135302301 gene encoding serine/threonine-protein kinase PAK 3-like, translating to MAVETATGEEVAIKKISLLQESSSELCLNEIQVMRGSKNANLVNYVDSYLVDEELWLVMEYMDGGSLHDVIRETRMAEGEIAAVSRECLQGLDFLHSKQVIHRDIKSHNILLGLDGSVKLADFGLAAQLTTEQNKRRSAVGTTYWMAPEIFTRKPYGPKVDIWSFGIVGIEMVDGAPPYLMKTSRTVRCSCSQTLLSPQQNLLPFFCLGSLPTPENDRFQAAQSLVLLGQIIPLPFLCMNRT from the exons atggcagtggAGACTGCCACAGGAGAAGAG GTGGCCATCAAGAAAATTAGTCTCCTGCAAGAGAGCAGCAGCGAGCTGTGCCTGAATGAAATCCAGGTCATGCGTGGCAGTAAGAATGCCAACCTTGTGAACTATGTAGACAG CTACCTGGTGGATGAGGAACTCTGGCTGGTGATGGAATACATGGACGGAGGTTCTTTACATGATGTCATCAGGGAGACTCGCATGGCAGAAGGAGAGATAGCAGCTGTCTCTCGGGAG tgcctgcaaggcctggaTTTCCTGCACTCCAAGCAAGTGATCCACCGAGATATCAAAAGCCACAACATTCTCCTGGGCTTGGATGGATCAGTCAAGTTGG ctgattttggccttgCTGCTCAGCTCACCACCGAGCAGAACAAACGGAGATCAGCTGTTGGAACAACTTACTGGATGGCGCCAGAAATTTTCACCAGGAAGCCCtacggccccaaagtggacatctgGTCCTTTGGCATTGTGGGGATCGAGATGGTGGACGGAGCGCCTCCGTACCTGATGAAAACCTCCCGCACGGtacgctgcagctgctctcagacacTGCTGTCACCCCAACAAAATCTGCTTCCATTCTTCTGCCTGGGAAGCTTGCCAACACCTGAAAATGATAGGTTCCAGGCTGCACAGTCTCTCGTGCTTCTTGGCCAGATCATCCCCTTGCCATTTTTGTGCATGAACAGGACCTAA
- the LOC135302302 gene encoding uncharacterized protein LOC135302302, giving the protein MNDDKVPEEFPEGLPDVPEELLAALHEAPSETDSETVPETLAVEESDIVPGSHEKREPIEDTRTLAEPEEYSGSSGGQKAEAAGHCDPSKYYILVGTVAASALLLLGAVSGYVVMHQLLKRDRRSQEDKEATGQDWDSPWESCGQPRGEAESGEGAGSGKRAQGNGFRDSCRLFPELFVAELAQLYKNMGADPSPLPTCSFCALADNASSQDHWISLESPQPTASSWPSYQYLQDYYLLEDDD; this is encoded by the exons atgaacgatgacaaggttcctgaagagttccctgaaggattgccggatgttccagaggagctcctggcagccttgcatgaagccccatctg agacagattctgagactgtgccggagaccttagctgtggaagaaagtgacattgtgccaggctcacatgaaaaaagagaaccaatagaggacaccaggacacttgctgagcctgaggaatattcag ggtcatccggtgggcaaaaagccgaggctgctggacactgtgacccgagcaagtactacatcctagtagggacagtagcagcctcagctttgcttctgcttggggcagtgtctgggtatgtagtcatgcatcagctgctgaagagagacag gaggagccaggaggacaaagaggcaacaggacaggactgggactctccttgggaaagctgtggtcagcctagaggtgaagcagagtcaggagaaggagcgggaagcggcaagagagcccaaggcaacgggttcagggacagctgccgcctgtttcctgagctctttgtagcagagctcgcccagttGTACAAGAACATGGgtgcagacccgtcacctctgcccacctgctccttctgtgctctggctgacaatgCCTCTTCacaggaccactggatttccctggagtcacctcagcccacagcatcctcttggccctcctaccaatacctgcaagactactatctgttagaggatgatgattag